The Mucilaginibacter mallensis genome has a segment encoding these proteins:
- the map gene encoding type I methionyl aminopeptidase codes for MSITTEHERIGMQQASDAVAITLKKMREFAKPGISTKELDEYGGELLAQMGAHSAPALTYDFPGYTCISINEEVAHGIPSADKILKEGDLINIDVSAELNGYWADNGGSFVLGEDIHGHSRLVEASKEILRKAISNIKGGVKISEIGRLIETEAKKAGYTVIKNLTGHGIGRSLHEEPHEIANYCDRYNTTRFKKNSVVAIETFISTRSTIADTQADGWTLSGNKGGFVAQHEHTIMVTGGQPVIFTARNGIWD; via the coding sequence ATGTCTATAACTACCGAACACGAAAGAATTGGAATGCAGCAGGCAAGCGATGCAGTTGCTATCACGCTTAAAAAGATGCGTGAGTTTGCCAAACCGGGCATTTCAACCAAGGAACTTGACGAGTACGGCGGCGAATTGCTGGCACAGATGGGCGCACATTCTGCACCTGCGTTAACCTATGATTTCCCCGGGTATACATGTATTAGTATTAATGAGGAAGTTGCGCACGGCATACCATCCGCGGATAAAATTTTAAAAGAAGGTGATCTGATAAATATTGATGTATCGGCTGAATTAAATGGCTATTGGGCTGACAATGGCGGTTCGTTTGTATTAGGCGAAGATATCCACGGCCATAGCAGATTAGTGGAAGCATCTAAAGAGATACTGAGGAAGGCGATCAGCAACATCAAAGGTGGTGTCAAAATATCGGAGATTGGCAGGTTGATCGAAACTGAAGCCAAAAAAGCCGGTTATACGGTAATAAAAAACCTGACCGGCCATGGTATTGGTCGCAGTTTGCACGAAGAACCGCACGAGATAGCTAACTACTGCGACAGGTATAACACTACGCGTTTCAAAAAGAATTCGGTAGTGGCGATAGAGACATTCATTTCAACACGGTCAACAATTGCCGATACACAAGCCGATGGTTGGACGCTAAGCGGTAATAAAGGTGGTTTTGTTGCGCAGCATGAGCATACCATTATGGTAACTGGCGGCCAGCCGGTGATATTTACAGCTCGGAACGGCATCTGGGATTAA
- the uvrA gene encoding excinuclease ABC subunit UvrA, with translation MNEAEKDPQHHIIIKGARVHNLKNLDVAIPKNKLVVVTGMSGSGKSSLAFDTLYAEGQRRYVESLSSYARQFLGRMNKPDVDYIKGIAPAIAIEQKVITSNPRSTVGTSTEIYDYLKLLFSRIGKTISPISGNLVKKDSVTDVINFIMTLPNETQVTILCPLYPHNNRSLKEELAVLMQKGFVRVEYQQKLARIETLLEDMSIVDDGSWLEEEVKVESVKPKAKGRKKAAAEEEEAELEIGASQSSLTAHHAVRIVIDRIIKNEEDETVSRLGDSIQTAFFEGKGDCYVRYQEPDADKETERFFCDRFELDGIKFEEPSPNFFSFNNPYGACKRCEGYGKVIGIDEDLVIPDKSKSIYEGAIAPWRGEKMREWNDQLVQHALKFDFPIHRQYNQLTEKEQKLLWTGNKFFRGLDAFFKELEEQTFKIQYRVLLSRYRGKTTCPECKGSRLRQDASYVKIDGRSITDVVLMPLDKAYEFFSNIKLNETDTKVGKRLLMEINNRLLFLNDVGLSYLTLNRLSNTLSGGESQRINLATSLGSSLVGSIYVLDEPSIGLHPRDTQRLIGVLKSLRDVGNTVLVVEHEEEIMKAADHIIDIGPEAGTHGGELIFTGTYDEIIKDDNSLTGRYLSGKEEIAIPAQRRKWHDYISIKGARENNLKHVNAKFPMGVLTVVTGVSGSGKTSLVKRILAPALQKTLGNYSGEQTGSYDAIEGDYQKIEQVEMVDQNPIGRSSRSNPVTYVKAWDEIRNLYAAQPASKAAGLKPSAFSFNVEGGRCDVCQGEGEVKIEMQFMADIFLTCETCGGKRFKQHILDITYQDKNVSEVLEMTIDEALEFFRKEPKIIAKIKPLVDVGLGYVHLGQSSNTLSGGEAQRIKLASFLVKGNNTHKTLFIFDEPTTGLHFADIKKLLKSFDALLDHGNTIIVIEHNMDVIKCADWVIDIGPEGGDKGGKVVFEGLPEDLIKEKDSYTGKFLKERFHQ, from the coding sequence ATGAACGAAGCAGAAAAAGATCCGCAACATCATATTATTATAAAGGGCGCCAGGGTTCACAATTTAAAGAACCTGGATGTTGCCATTCCTAAAAACAAGCTGGTGGTAGTTACCGGCATGTCGGGTTCGGGCAAATCATCACTGGCCTTTGATACGTTGTATGCCGAAGGGCAACGCCGTTACGTGGAGAGCCTTTCATCATACGCACGCCAGTTTCTGGGCCGTATGAATAAGCCCGATGTTGATTATATAAAAGGCATAGCGCCGGCTATAGCTATTGAGCAAAAGGTTATTACCTCAAACCCGCGCTCAACAGTAGGCACATCAACCGAGATTTATGATTATCTGAAATTGCTTTTTTCGCGGATAGGTAAAACTATATCGCCTATATCGGGCAATTTGGTGAAAAAAGATTCGGTTACAGATGTGATCAATTTCATCATGACTTTGCCTAATGAAACCCAGGTAACTATACTTTGTCCGCTATACCCGCATAATAATCGCAGTTTAAAAGAAGAGCTGGCTGTATTAATGCAGAAAGGCTTTGTGCGGGTGGAGTATCAGCAAAAACTGGCAAGGATTGAAACTTTGCTGGAGGATATGAGCATTGTTGATGATGGGTCGTGGCTGGAAGAAGAGGTAAAAGTTGAAAGCGTAAAGCCGAAAGCGAAAGGGAGGAAAAAGGCAGCGGCGGAGGAAGAGGAAGCGGAACTTGAAATTGGCGCTTCTCAATCATCATTAACGGCTCATCACGCGGTGCGTATTGTGATCGATCGTATTATTAAAAACGAAGAAGATGAAACTGTAAGCCGTTTGGGCGACTCAATACAAACTGCGTTTTTTGAGGGGAAGGGTGACTGCTATGTGCGCTACCAGGAGCCTGATGCGGATAAGGAAACCGAACGCTTCTTCTGCGATCGCTTTGAACTTGATGGGATAAAATTTGAAGAACCTTCGCCAAACTTTTTCAGCTTTAATAACCCATATGGCGCTTGTAAACGCTGCGAAGGCTATGGAAAAGTAATTGGTATTGATGAGGACCTGGTTATCCCCGATAAAAGCAAAAGTATTTATGAGGGCGCAATTGCCCCATGGCGCGGCGAGAAAATGCGCGAGTGGAATGATCAGCTGGTGCAGCATGCCTTAAAGTTTGATTTTCCTATCCATCGCCAATACAATCAACTTACCGAAAAAGAGCAAAAGCTGTTATGGACGGGTAATAAATTCTTCCGCGGACTGGATGCCTTTTTTAAGGAACTGGAAGAACAAACCTTCAAGATCCAATACCGTGTTCTGCTGTCGCGATACAGGGGTAAAACTACTTGTCCGGAGTGTAAGGGCAGTCGTTTAAGGCAGGATGCATCCTATGTGAAAATTGATGGCAGATCAATAACCGATGTGGTTTTAATGCCGCTGGATAAGGCTTATGAATTTTTCAGCAACATCAAACTAAACGAAACCGATACCAAGGTGGGTAAGCGCCTGTTGATGGAGATCAATAACCGTTTGCTGTTTTTGAATGATGTTGGTTTGAGCTATTTAACGCTTAACCGCTTGTCAAACACCTTATCGGGCGGTGAATCGCAGCGTATTAATTTGGCAACTTCATTGGGTAGTAGCCTGGTGGGATCAATTTATGTGCTGGATGAGCCGAGTATAGGCCTGCACCCACGTGATACCCAGCGACTGATAGGTGTACTTAAATCCTTGCGTGATGTAGGTAATACCGTGCTGGTGGTTGAGCATGAGGAAGAGATCATGAAAGCGGCCGACCATATCATCGATATTGGTCCGGAGGCAGGTACTCATGGCGGCGAACTGATATTTACCGGTACCTATGATGAAATTATAAAGGACGACAATAGCCTTACCGGCCGTTACCTAAGTGGTAAGGAAGAAATAGCCATACCTGCACAACGCCGAAAATGGCATGATTATATTAGTATTAAAGGTGCCAGGGAAAATAACCTGAAACATGTTAACGCTAAATTCCCGATGGGGGTGCTTACGGTAGTTACGGGTGTATCGGGCTCGGGTAAAACAAGTTTGGTTAAGCGGATACTGGCCCCGGCCCTGCAAAAAACGCTAGGTAATTATTCGGGAGAGCAGACCGGTTCATACGATGCCATTGAGGGCGATTACCAGAAGATAGAACAGGTTGAAATGGTAGATCAAAATCCGATAGGCCGTTCATCACGTTCAAACCCGGTTACTTACGTTAAGGCCTGGGATGAGATCCGTAACCTGTACGCCGCTCAGCCAGCATCAAAGGCAGCGGGATTAAAGCCATCGGCGTTTTCATTTAACGTAGAGGGCGGTCGTTGCGATGTTTGTCAGGGTGAGGGCGAAGTGAAGATTGAGATGCAGTTTATGGCTGATATTTTCCTGACTTGCGAAACCTGCGGCGGTAAACGTTTTAAACAGCATATACTGGATATTACCTATCAGGATAAAAATGTATCCGAAGTATTGGAAATGACCATTGATGAGGCTTTGGAGTTCTTTAGAAAAGAGCCGAAGATCATCGCCAAAATAAAGCCTTTGGTTGATGTAGGTTTGGGATATGTCCATTTGGGGCAGTCGTCAAATACCTTGTCGGGTGGTGAGGCGCAGCGTATAAAGCTGGCATCGTTCCTGGTTAAGGGGAATAATACACATAAAACACTCTTCATTTTTGATGAACCTACCACCGGACTGCATTTTGCCGATATTAAAAAGCTGCTGAAATCGTTTGATGCGCTACTGGATCATGGCAATACCATCATCGTAATAGAGCATAATATGGATGTGATAAAATGCGCCGACTGGGTGATTGATATCGGCCCCGAAGGTGGTGATAAAGGCGGTAAGGTTGTGTTTGAAGGCTTGCCCGAGGATCTGATAAAAGAGAAAGACTCTTATACCGGTAAATTTTTAAAGGAACGGTTTCACCAATAG
- a CDS encoding RNA polymerase sigma factor yields the protein MDFQLKSDQDLIHLYIMGDEAGLVELIRRYQSKIYTSIYLLVKDEYLAEDIFQDTFIKVINTLKAGKYNEEGKFLPWVTRIAHNLVIDHFRREKRAPMVSNGDDFDIFEVLGNYDESTEDRMVRDQTHKDLKTLIQLLPSEQKEVLIMRHFGDLSFKEIADITDVSINTALGRMRYALNNLRKMMQSKELSLKN from the coding sequence ATGGATTTTCAATTGAAAAGTGATCAGGATCTAATCCATCTATACATCATGGGTGATGAGGCGGGGCTTGTTGAATTAATACGCCGCTATCAATCAAAAATTTACACTTCAATTTATCTGCTCGTTAAAGACGAATATCTTGCTGAGGACATTTTCCAGGATACTTTTATTAAGGTTATTAATACTTTAAAAGCCGGAAAATATAACGAGGAAGGCAAGTTTTTACCATGGGTAACCCGCATTGCGCATAATTTGGTTATTGACCATTTCAGGCGTGAAAAACGTGCACCAATGGTTAGTAATGGTGACGACTTTGATATTTTTGAAGTACTGGGCAATTATGATGAAAGCACCGAGGACCGTATGGTTCGCGATCAGACACATAAGGACCTTAAAACTTTGATTCAGCTTTTACCGTCGGAACAAAAAGAAGTTTTGATAATGCGCCACTTTGGCGATCTGAGCTTTAAAGAGATTGCTGACATAACCGATGTGAGCATTAATACTGCTTTAGGCCGTATGCGTTACGCACTTAATAACCTGCGTAAAATGATGCAGAGTAAAGAACTAAGCTTAAAAAATTAA
- the nth gene encoding endonuclease III: MLKQERYQHFVDYFSKNQPDAVTELHYGNPFQLLVAVILSAQCTDKRINQVTPALFERFPSPESLAASTPEEVFTYIRSVSYPNNKAKHLVGMAKMLVEKFHSQVPEGLDELQQMPGVGRKTANVIASVIFEAPAIAVDTHVFRVANRIGLTTNARTPLAVEKQLVEYLPVETLGIAHHWLILHGRYICIARSPKCEVCPISWFCKYYTRTHTETYLQKQEALKVKKTKDQKKKKALDVISKELKKRSVK; this comes from the coding sequence ATGCTCAAGCAAGAACGCTACCAACATTTTGTAGATTACTTTTCAAAAAACCAACCCGATGCCGTTACCGAACTGCATTACGGCAATCCGTTTCAATTATTGGTAGCGGTTATCCTATCGGCACAATGTACTGATAAGCGCATAAACCAGGTAACGCCTGCCCTATTTGAGCGTTTCCCAAGCCCTGAAAGTTTAGCCGCATCAACCCCCGAAGAAGTTTTTACCTACATACGCAGTGTTAGCTACCCCAATAACAAGGCCAAGCACCTGGTGGGCATGGCCAAAATGCTGGTTGAAAAATTCCACAGCCAGGTACCCGAGGGGCTTGATGAACTACAGCAAATGCCGGGTGTTGGGCGCAAAACAGCCAATGTAATAGCATCCGTAATATTTGAAGCACCAGCCATAGCGGTTGATACCCACGTTTTCCGTGTGGCTAACCGCATAGGGTTAACCACTAATGCCCGTACCCCACTGGCAGTTGAAAAACAATTGGTAGAATACCTACCGGTAGAAACTTTAGGTATAGCCCATCATTGGCTTATATTGCATGGCCGTTACATCTGCATAGCCCGTAGCCCTAAATGTGAGGTTTGTCCCATAAGCTGGTTCTGCAAATACTACACCCGCACCCATACCGAAACCTACCTGCAAAAACAGGAAGCCCTGAAAGTTAAAAAAACAAAAGATCAGAAAAAGAAAAAAGCGCTGGATGTAATAAGCAAGGAATTAAAGAAACGAAGCGTTAAATAA
- a CDS encoding AraC family transcriptional regulator: protein MIKASFEALQTGNRQSFIARKFDKWVFDGPYHFHPEYELTSIIQANGKRYAGSHMEDFCHGDLVLLGPNLPHCWKLDTTRPQPEATAIVIQFNESFLGDDFFCRTELKDIKKLFQFAASGISFKAGTRQRINQRLVALIEEENSFKKMLMLLDILQQLALSSEFALLDQSQTIAARTIAEQERINPVFAYLVENFRQQVSLDKAASIANMTTNAFCKYFKKITRKTFMETIIEYRLNYATQQLVQTDKPISEISFESGFGDVSHFYKMFKLKMNLSPLNYRKKFMRSLESGEAVA, encoded by the coding sequence ATGATTAAAGCATCTTTTGAAGCCCTTCAAACGGGCAACCGACAATCATTTATCGCCCGTAAATTTGATAAATGGGTCTTTGACGGCCCTTATCATTTTCATCCGGAGTACGAGTTAACCAGCATTATACAGGCAAACGGCAAACGTTATGCAGGCAGCCATATGGAAGATTTTTGCCATGGCGACCTGGTATTACTCGGTCCCAACCTGCCTCATTGCTGGAAACTGGATACAACCCGTCCCCAGCCCGAAGCCACCGCCATAGTTATACAGTTTAATGAGAGTTTTTTAGGTGATGATTTTTTTTGCCGCACGGAATTGAAGGACATTAAAAAGCTTTTTCAATTTGCAGCCAGCGGTATCAGTTTTAAAGCCGGTACCAGGCAGCGGATCAACCAGCGTTTGGTAGCGTTGATTGAGGAAGAAAATAGTTTTAAAAAGATGCTGATGCTGCTTGATATTTTGCAGCAACTTGCATTATCAAGCGAGTTTGCATTGCTCGACCAAAGCCAAACTATTGCCGCGCGTACTATAGCCGAGCAGGAACGCATAAACCCCGTATTTGCTTATTTGGTGGAGAATTTCAGGCAGCAGGTATCATTGGATAAAGCAGCCAGCATAGCCAACATGACCACCAACGCATTTTGCAAGTACTTTAAGAAGATAACGCGCAAAACCTTTATGGAAACCATTATTGAGTACCGCCTTAACTACGCCACCCAGCAATTAGTACAAACAGATAAACCGATATCAGAGATCTCGTTTGAAAGCGGTTTCGGCGATGTGTCGCATTTTTACAAGATGTTTAAGCTAAAGATGAACCTGAGTCCGCTAAATTACAGGAAGAAGTTTATGCGGAGTTTGGAGAGCGGCGAGGCCGTGGCGTAG
- a CDS encoding phytanoyl-CoA dioxygenase family protein, protein MDTTLAHLPQLNDFKKLPDADIREFREKGHTLVKEVLSTAEIDAYRPLIVAAADKYNTEKRQLQDRDTYGKAFLQIMNLWQADEQVKQFVLAKRLAKMAADLMGVENVRLYHDQALFKEAGGGPTPWHQDQYYWPIDTNNTITMWMPLVDIDVDMGMLTFASGSYTNGAIFDHEISDESESAFDDYVNDKQFPISRAQTMKAGDATWHRGFTIHNAPGNNSNKMREVMTIIYIADGAHVTPYKNEWQKNDHHKWLMGKPIGELIDSALNPLLL, encoded by the coding sequence ATGGATACAACACTTGCACATTTGCCTCAGTTAAACGACTTCAAGAAGCTGCCTGATGCTGATATCAGGGAGTTCCGTGAAAAAGGTCATACACTTGTCAAAGAGGTGTTATCAACCGCTGAAATAGACGCTTACCGCCCGCTAATAGTTGCTGCGGCTGATAAATATAATACCGAAAAACGCCAACTACAGGACAGGGATACCTACGGCAAAGCATTCCTGCAGATCATGAACCTATGGCAAGCTGATGAACAGGTAAAGCAATTTGTGCTGGCTAAACGCCTCGCAAAAATGGCCGCCGACCTGATGGGTGTAGAAAATGTACGCCTATACCACGATCAGGCCTTGTTTAAAGAAGCCGGTGGCGGCCCAACCCCATGGCACCAGGATCAGTATTATTGGCCCATAGATACCAATAACACCATTACCATGTGGATGCCGCTGGTTGATATTGATGTGGATATGGGCATGCTCACGTTCGCATCTGGCTCCTATACCAATGGGGCGATATTCGATCATGAGATCTCTGATGAATCGGAAAGCGCGTTTGATGATTATGTGAATGACAAGCAATTCCCAATAAGCAGAGCGCAAACCATGAAAGCCGGCGATGCTACCTGGCACCGTGGCTTTACCATACACAACGCACCGGGCAATAACTCCAACAAAATGCGCGAGGTAATGACCATCATCTACATTGCCGATGGCGCGCACGTTACCCCCTACAAAAACGAATGGCAGAAAAACGATCACCACAAATGGCTCATGGGCAAACCCATAGGCGAGCTAATCGACTCAGCGCTTAACCCGCTGCTGCTTTGA
- a CDS encoding DUF3885 domain-containing protein, which translates to MSLSAELKIYLDVNFKGLKLFRPLFFAGAFGLRFDLQDAVLETSEDAYFEEVVRRMDKIHAITTTENDDILLLYRKDTYKRRKIRLANYLFKQISKNATIELKRRRTPFYDYEGVNASVRSCQVLIKDSVNNINFHNLYVAISNMDFGRSPVLEDREGELYIINLTRNTVTIMYDDRGCDIISYDVSLLKEYYNQLSDLILEVNRPEIINKLNII; encoded by the coding sequence ATGAGCCTGTCCGCTGAATTGAAAATTTATCTTGATGTCAATTTCAAAGGGCTTAAATTATTTCGACCATTATTCTTTGCCGGGGCTTTCGGATTGAGATTTGATTTACAGGATGCAGTTCTGGAAACATCTGAAGATGCTTATTTTGAAGAAGTAGTAAGACGGATGGATAAAATACATGCGATAACTACAACCGAAAATGATGATATATTACTGTTGTATCGAAAAGATACTTACAAGCGAAGAAAAATCAGATTAGCTAATTATTTATTTAAACAAATAAGTAAAAATGCAACAATTGAGCTTAAAAGAAGAAGAACGCCTTTTTACGACTATGAAGGTGTAAATGCTTCAGTGCGATCTTGTCAGGTATTAATTAAAGACAGTGTAAACAATATAAACTTTCATAATCTTTATGTAGCAATATCAAATATGGATTTTGGAAGAAGCCCGGTTTTAGAGGATAGAGAAGGAGAGCTTTATATCATCAACCTTACAAGAAATACTGTTACTATTATGTATGATGATCGCGGATGTGATATAATATCATATGATGTTAGTCTGTTAAAGGAATATTATAACCAGCTTTCAGATTTGATCTTAGAAGTTAATCGACCAGAAATAATTAATAAACTGAATATCATTTAG
- a CDS encoding L-histidine N(alpha)-methyltransferase translates to MNTAFLQSLIKEKKPVKTDQFYKDVVVGLQSTPKRLNSMYFYDANGDKLFQELMACEEYYPTNCELEIFTEQTAGLAEAIMAGGDAFDLIELGAGDAMKSTYLLKHLVEQKADFTYLPIDISDNVITFLHATLPAALPGIKIIGLNGEYFDMLKKAASISKRRKVVLFLGSNIGNMPVSDAENFCKELRKNLSTGDMVLMGIDLKKNPKTVLAAYNDKEGITKRFNLNLLERINRELNADFNLTQFDHYPIYDPETGACKSYLISLTDQQVKINGKADIHFFKDEYIYMEISQKYSVMQSNQMADVAGFKPLNIFFDSKKWFIDAIWLAE, encoded by the coding sequence ATGAACACTGCATTTTTACAAAGTCTGATAAAGGAAAAAAAGCCAGTTAAAACCGACCAGTTTTATAAGGATGTAGTTGTCGGCCTACAATCGACGCCGAAACGCTTAAACTCCATGTATTTTTATGATGCTAATGGGGATAAGCTTTTCCAGGAGTTAATGGCTTGCGAGGAATATTATCCAACCAATTGCGAGCTGGAAATTTTCACAGAGCAAACAGCAGGACTTGCCGAAGCTATTATGGCAGGCGGTGATGCCTTCGACCTGATTGAGTTGGGTGCAGGTGATGCTATGAAATCAACCTATTTATTGAAACATTTGGTGGAGCAAAAGGCTGATTTTACCTATTTGCCGATTGATATATCAGACAACGTAATCACCTTTTTACACGCGACATTACCCGCAGCACTGCCAGGTATTAAAATAATCGGTTTAAACGGCGAGTATTTCGATATGTTGAAAAAAGCGGCATCGATCTCAAAAAGGCGCAAGGTAGTATTATTTTTAGGATCGAACATTGGCAATATGCCGGTGAGCGATGCGGAGAATTTCTGTAAGGAACTACGTAAAAATCTTTCGACAGGGGATATGGTGTTGATGGGTATCGACCTGAAAAAGAACCCCAAAACCGTGTTGGCAGCTTACAATGATAAAGAGGGTATTACCAAACGGTTTAACCTGAACTTGCTGGAACGCATAAACCGCGAGCTGAATGCCGATTTTAATTTAACACAGTTTGATCATTACCCCATATACGATCCTGAAACGGGTGCTTGTAAAAGTTATTTAATTAGTTTGACAGATCAGCAGGTGAAGATCAATGGTAAAGCAGATATTCACTTTTTTAAGGATGAATACATCTACATGGAGATTTCGCAGAAATACTCGGTAATGCAAAGTAACCAAATGGCAGATGTAGCAGGCTTTAAGCCGCTGAATATATTTTTTGATAGTAAGAAATGGTTTATTGATGCTATTTGGTTAGCGGAGTAA
- the egtB gene encoding ergothioneine biosynthesis protein EgtB: METATYTEQLTLAERYIKVRKHTEKICAPLQTEDYVVQPVVDVSPPKWHIGHTTWFFETFILKPYFMGYQEYNAEFNYVFNSYYETVGNRVIRTDRGNLSRPTVIDIMRYREYVDDAMNKFLCEEPSEEVKELLVLGFNHEEQHQELLYTDIKYILGHNPLFPAYSHEYHSPKVEKTDEDFIMMDEGIYEIGFNGDGFCFDNELNRHKVYLNAYEISPDLVTNAEYLEFINSGGYHDFRHWHAEGWDWVNTNKVEAPLYWHLIHGEWYNYTYNGLEPVEMKQPVCHISYFEAYAFAAWKGMRLATEFEWEAASAQFGWGKSWEWTESSYLPYPGFAKAPGAIGEYNGKFMVNQKVLRGASEVTSPGHSRATYRNFFQTHLRWQFTGIRLVR; encoded by the coding sequence ATGGAAACAGCCACATATACCGAACAACTAACTCTTGCTGAACGATATATAAAGGTGCGTAAGCATACCGAAAAGATCTGTGCCCCGTTGCAAACGGAGGATTACGTGGTGCAGCCTGTGGTGGATGTTAGTCCCCCTAAATGGCATATTGGCCATACCACCTGGTTTTTTGAAACTTTTATCCTGAAACCCTATTTTATGGGTTACCAGGAATATAACGCGGAGTTTAACTACGTGTTCAACAGCTATTATGAAACGGTAGGCAACCGCGTTATCCGTACCGACAGGGGTAATTTAAGTCGCCCAACGGTTATTGATATTATGCGCTACCGCGAGTATGTGGATGATGCCATGAACAAGTTTTTGTGCGAAGAACCATCCGAAGAAGTTAAAGAACTGCTGGTACTCGGTTTTAACCATGAGGAGCAGCACCAGGAATTGTTGTATACCGATATTAAATACATTTTAGGTCATAATCCTTTGTTCCCGGCATATTCACATGAGTATCATTCGCCCAAAGTTGAAAAAACCGACGAGGATTTTATTATGATGGATGAAGGTATTTATGAGATAGGTTTTAATGGTGATGGCTTTTGTTTTGATAATGAACTGAACCGCCATAAAGTTTACTTAAATGCCTATGAGATAAGCCCCGATCTGGTTACGAATGCCGAATACCTGGAGTTTATCAATAGTGGTGGCTACCATGATTTTCGCCACTGGCATGCTGAGGGCTGGGATTGGGTGAATACTAACAAAGTTGAAGCACCGCTATACTGGCATCTGATACATGGTGAGTGGTATAACTATACTTATAACGGATTGGAGCCTGTTGAAATGAAGCAACCGGTTTGCCATATCAGCTATTTTGAGGCTTATGCCTTTGCCGCATGGAAAGGTATGCGCCTGGCAACTGAATTTGAATGGGAAGCTGCATCAGCGCAATTTGGCTGGGGTAAAAGCTGGGAGTGGACCGAGAGCTCATACCTGCCTTACCCGGGTTTTGCCAAAGCGCCGGGGGCAATAGGTGAGTACAATGGTAAGTTTATGGTGAATCAAAAAGTGCTGCGTGGCGCATCGGAGGTTACATCGCCGGGTCATAGCCGTGCAACATATCGCAATTTCTTTCAAACACATCTGCGCTGGCAATTTACTGGCATAAGACTTGTAAGGTAA